A genomic segment from Nicotiana tabacum cultivar K326 chromosome 7, ASM71507v2, whole genome shotgun sequence encodes:
- the LOC142162307 gene encoding uncharacterized protein LOC142162307, whose translation MAHSGLGLSSTCVERESNKLESRTEVCMFIGYPKGTKGGLFYCPKEKNELSNRVTNYSSLERILEASIDIPLHYRSGRNVNRQQNAQEQLADVSLPQSSGSNFEQPQIIEQPEIVLPPSLQEEVNDIPAPQGVEDNIEVSVLENDVVIQQKNQTAPVVTSRSGRIIRKPLRFSLLEESFEKNPKTPNTKPINYDEALHDTDADKWVTAMKSEMESMYSNQVWDLVEPPTGFKSIGCRWIYKKKR comes from the exons ATGGCACATTCGGGTTTGGGGTTGTCCAGCACATGTGTTGAAAGGGAAAGCAATAAATTGGAATCGAGAACAGAAGTATGTATGTTTATTGGATATCCAAAAGGAACTAAAGGAggtttattttattgtcctaaaGAAAAGAAT GAATTAAGTAATAGAGTAACTAATTACTCATCTTTGGAACGTATCCTGGAAGCTAGCATTGACATACCACTACATTATCGTAGTGGGAGAAATGTCAATAGGCAGCAGAATGCACAAGAGCAATTGGCAGACGTCTCGCTACCCCAAAGTAGTGGGAGTAATTTTGAGCAACCTCAGATTATTGAGCAACCTGAAATTGTTCTACCGCCTTCACTCCAGGAAGAAGTTAATGATATCCCAGCACCGCAAGGTGTGGAGGATAACATTGAGGTTTCTGTTCTGGAAAATGATGTTGTGATTCAACAAAAAAATCAGACTGCACCTGTAGTGACTAGTCGTAGTGGGAGAATTATTAGAAAACCTCTACGGTTTTCTCTCTTGGAAGAATCTTTtgaaaaaaaccctaaaacaccTAATACAAAACCTATTAATTATGACGAAGCATTACATGATACAGATGCTGATAAATGGGTTACTGCTATGAAATCCGAAATGGAGTCCATGTACTCCAATCAAGTCTGGGATCTTGTAGAACCACCTACTGGATTCAAATCCATTGGTTGTAGATggatctataagaaaaagagatGA